The proteins below come from a single Trachemys scripta elegans isolate TJP31775 chromosome 16, CAS_Tse_1.0, whole genome shotgun sequence genomic window:
- the CSRNP2 gene encoding cysteine/serine-rich nuclear protein 2 isoform X2 has product MDAIASGSLKRKFEDVDVGSPVSNSDDEISNSDSADSCDSLNPPSTMGFIPTSILKRQKQLRRKNVRFDQVTVYYFARRQGFTSVPSQGGSSLGMAQRHNSVRRYTLCEFAQEQEVNHREILREHLKEEKLHAKKMKLTKNGTVESEEADGLTLEDVSDDDIDVENVEVDDYFFLQPLPTKRRRALLRASGVHRIDAEEKQELRAIRLSREECGCDCRLYCDPEACACSQAGIKCQVDRMSFPCGCSRDGCGNMAGRIEFNPIRVRTHYLHTIMKLELENKRQVNRPQALEEESLHGSGNDWLGTQPSETQDFQEFMAENETAVMHLQTAEELERLKAEEDSSGANIESLGVCILEEPLAVPEGLCPGLPTPILIQAQLPPGSSVLCFADSTEQAASAVGDQSYLNNGPVVYYQVDQRSMLGVKGESGTEESEMPSPYTNEKDLSVFSVPVASLVPCSRAMAPSKTETGKVAALSLEPAPPHESCRAAVAPPFRTNAPSSGPEQAPERVCELPSPEERSLGPPLAV; this is encoded by the exons ATGGATGCAATCGCCAGCGGCAGCCTCAAGAGGAAGTTTGAAGATGTGGATGTGGGCTCGCCCGTCTCCAACTCGGACGATGAGATCTCCAACAGTGACAGCGCCGACAGCTGCGATAGCCTCAACCCTCCAAGCACCATGGGCTTCATAC CCACATCCATCCTGAAGAGGCAGAAACAGCTGCGCAGGAAGAATGTGCGTTTCGACCAGGTGACCGTGTACTATTTTGCCCGGCGCCAGGGCTTCACCAGTGTGCCCAGCCAAGGGGGCAGCTCCCTGGGCATGGCCCAGCGCCACAACTCCGTCCGCAGGTACACGCTGTGCGAGTTCGCCCAGGAGCAGGAGGTGAATCATCGGGAGATCCTCCGGGAGCACCTCAAGGAGGAGAAACTCCATGCCAAGAAGATGAAG CTGACCAAGAACGGCACAGTGGAGTCGGAGGAGGCGGACGGCCTGACCCTGGAGGACGTGTCAGACGACGACATTGATGTGGAGAACGTGGAAGTGGACGACTATTTCTTTCTGCAGCCCCTGCCCACGAAGCGGCGCCGAGCCCTGCTCCGGGCCTCCGGGGTTCACCGCATCGATGCTGAGGAGAAGCAGGAACTGCGCGCCATCCGCCTGTCGCGAGAGGAATGCGGCTGCGACTGCCGCCTGTACTGCGATCCCGAAGCCTGCGCTTGCAGCCAAGCTGGCATTAAATGCCAG GTGGATCGCATGTCCTTCCCATGTGGCTGCTCCAGGGACGGCTGCGGGAACATGGCCGGGCGAATAGAATTTAATCCCATCCGGGTGCGGACTCACTATCTCCACACCATCATGAAGCTGGAGCTGGAGAACAAGCGGCAGGTGAACCGGCCCCAGGCCCTGGAGGAGGAGTCTCTCCATGGCTCCGGCAACGACTGGCTGGGAACGCAGCCCTCGGAGACGCAAGACTTCCAGGAGTTCATGGCGGAGAACGAGACAGCCGTCATGCACCTGCAGACGGCGGAGGAGCTGGAGAGGCTGAAGGCTGAGGAAGACTCCAGTGGCGCCAACATCGAGAGCTTAGGAGTGTGCATCCTGGAGGAGCCTCTGGCCGTGCCTGAGGGGCTGTGCCCAGGCCTACCCACGCCTATCCTCATTCAAGCCCAGCTCCCTCCGGGCTCGTCTGTCCTGTGCTTCGCAGACAGCACCGAGcaggcagcctcagctgtgggCGACCAGTCCTACTTGAACAATGGGCCGGTGGTGTACTACCAGGTGGACCAAAGGTCCATGCTGGGGGTGAAGGGCGAGAGTGGCACGGAGGAGTCGGAGATGCCCTCTCCTTACACGAATGAGAAGGATCTGAGCGTCTTCTCCGTCCCCGTGGCCTCGCTGGTGCCGTGCAGCAGAGCCATGGCCCCGAGCAAGACGGAGACGGGGAAAGTAGCCGCCTTGTCTCTGGAGCCCGCCCCGCCCCACGAGAGCTGCAGGGCAGCCGTAGCTCCCCCGTTCCGTACAAACGCTCCGTCGTCTGGACCGGAGCAGGCCCCGGAGAGAGTGTGTGAGCTGCCTTCCCCAGAGGAGCGCTCCCTGGGGCCCCCCCTGGCCGTGTGA
- the CSRNP2 gene encoding cysteine/serine-rich nuclear protein 2 isoform X1 yields MDAIASGSLKRKFEDVDVGSPVSNSDDEISNSDSADSCDSLNPPSTMGFIPTSILKRQKQLRRKNVRFDQVTVYYFARRQGFTSVPSQGGSSLGMAQRHNSVRRYTLCEFAQEQEVNHREILREHLKEEKLHAKKMKIASPRANVSGCLTRRVLGQSARPRAQGPSQGLTLPVSPQLTKNGTVESEEADGLTLEDVSDDDIDVENVEVDDYFFLQPLPTKRRRALLRASGVHRIDAEEKQELRAIRLSREECGCDCRLYCDPEACACSQAGIKCQVDRMSFPCGCSRDGCGNMAGRIEFNPIRVRTHYLHTIMKLELENKRQVNRPQALEEESLHGSGNDWLGTQPSETQDFQEFMAENETAVMHLQTAEELERLKAEEDSSGANIESLGVCILEEPLAVPEGLCPGLPTPILIQAQLPPGSSVLCFADSTEQAASAVGDQSYLNNGPVVYYQVDQRSMLGVKGESGTEESEMPSPYTNEKDLSVFSVPVASLVPCSRAMAPSKTETGKVAALSLEPAPPHESCRAAVAPPFRTNAPSSGPEQAPERVCELPSPEERSLGPPLAV; encoded by the exons ATGGATGCAATCGCCAGCGGCAGCCTCAAGAGGAAGTTTGAAGATGTGGATGTGGGCTCGCCCGTCTCCAACTCGGACGATGAGATCTCCAACAGTGACAGCGCCGACAGCTGCGATAGCCTCAACCCTCCAAGCACCATGGGCTTCATAC CCACATCCATCCTGAAGAGGCAGAAACAGCTGCGCAGGAAGAATGTGCGTTTCGACCAGGTGACCGTGTACTATTTTGCCCGGCGCCAGGGCTTCACCAGTGTGCCCAGCCAAGGGGGCAGCTCCCTGGGCATGGCCCAGCGCCACAACTCCGTCCGCAGGTACACGCTGTGCGAGTTCGCCCAGGAGCAGGAGGTGAATCATCGGGAGATCCTCCGGGAGCACCTCAAGGAGGAGAAACTCCATGCCAAGAAGATGAAG ATCGCTTCTCCAAGAGCTAATGTTAGCGGGTGTCTCACCAGGCGTGTGCTGGGGCAGAGCGCCAGGCCTCGTgcccagggcccaagccaagGACTAACTCTGCCCGTGTCTCCCCAGCTGACCAAGAACGGCACAGTGGAGTCGGAGGAGGCGGACGGCCTGACCCTGGAGGACGTGTCAGACGACGACATTGATGTGGAGAACGTGGAAGTGGACGACTATTTCTTTCTGCAGCCCCTGCCCACGAAGCGGCGCCGAGCCCTGCTCCGGGCCTCCGGGGTTCACCGCATCGATGCTGAGGAGAAGCAGGAACTGCGCGCCATCCGCCTGTCGCGAGAGGAATGCGGCTGCGACTGCCGCCTGTACTGCGATCCCGAAGCCTGCGCTTGCAGCCAAGCTGGCATTAAATGCCAG GTGGATCGCATGTCCTTCCCATGTGGCTGCTCCAGGGACGGCTGCGGGAACATGGCCGGGCGAATAGAATTTAATCCCATCCGGGTGCGGACTCACTATCTCCACACCATCATGAAGCTGGAGCTGGAGAACAAGCGGCAGGTGAACCGGCCCCAGGCCCTGGAGGAGGAGTCTCTCCATGGCTCCGGCAACGACTGGCTGGGAACGCAGCCCTCGGAGACGCAAGACTTCCAGGAGTTCATGGCGGAGAACGAGACAGCCGTCATGCACCTGCAGACGGCGGAGGAGCTGGAGAGGCTGAAGGCTGAGGAAGACTCCAGTGGCGCCAACATCGAGAGCTTAGGAGTGTGCATCCTGGAGGAGCCTCTGGCCGTGCCTGAGGGGCTGTGCCCAGGCCTACCCACGCCTATCCTCATTCAAGCCCAGCTCCCTCCGGGCTCGTCTGTCCTGTGCTTCGCAGACAGCACCGAGcaggcagcctcagctgtgggCGACCAGTCCTACTTGAACAATGGGCCGGTGGTGTACTACCAGGTGGACCAAAGGTCCATGCTGGGGGTGAAGGGCGAGAGTGGCACGGAGGAGTCGGAGATGCCCTCTCCTTACACGAATGAGAAGGATCTGAGCGTCTTCTCCGTCCCCGTGGCCTCGCTGGTGCCGTGCAGCAGAGCCATGGCCCCGAGCAAGACGGAGACGGGGAAAGTAGCCGCCTTGTCTCTGGAGCCCGCCCCGCCCCACGAGAGCTGCAGGGCAGCCGTAGCTCCCCCGTTCCGTACAAACGCTCCGTCGTCTGGACCGGAGCAGGCCCCGGAGAGAGTGTGTGAGCTGCCTTCCCCAGAGGAGCGCTCCCTGGGGCCCCCCCTGGCCGTGTGA